From a single candidate division KSB1 bacterium genomic region:
- a CDS encoding flippase-like domain-containing protein codes for MTLAFLINSVKPGTLINVFDTAKWSYLGVAFIIIVPNILVQVWKWLYILKLANSSVSFTTAFKSLLVGYPLGFVTPGRLGEIGRALYVKEISQNKTFRLFILDKLTNLVVTLLFGAVGILILFQTQLTPVFKVMIWVIPCLITGLLLYSICFTSPVILIGRLTKMHHYCRKNHLILLAFSILFYFIFLVQYLLLALNFGTISIFTASEAAASVFLAKTILPISFSDLGIREGAAVYFFGKIGVSAAAALNASLLLFLFNVAIPAIAGLPILLKTKRSL; via the coding sequence TTGACGCTTGCATTTTTAATAAACAGCGTCAAACCAGGAACCTTAATCAATGTCTTCGACACGGCAAAGTGGAGTTACCTTGGAGTGGCCTTTATAATAATCGTCCCCAACATTTTGGTTCAAGTTTGGAAGTGGCTTTACATTTTGAAATTGGCAAATTCGTCTGTTTCCTTCACCACTGCATTCAAATCTTTGCTTGTCGGCTACCCCCTTGGATTTGTGACGCCGGGAAGGTTAGGTGAAATCGGCCGGGCTTTATACGTGAAAGAAATCAGTCAAAACAAAACATTTAGATTATTTATTTTGGATAAGTTGACCAACCTCGTAGTGACTCTTTTATTCGGTGCGGTTGGAATTCTAATTTTGTTTCAGACGCAGTTAACGCCAGTCTTCAAAGTAATGATTTGGGTAATTCCCTGCCTGATAACCGGACTGCTTTTGTATTCAATTTGTTTTACCTCCCCGGTGATTTTGATTGGCCGATTGACGAAAATGCATCATTACTGCAGAAAGAACCACCTCATTTTGTTAGCATTTTCGATTTTATTTTATTTTATTTTCCTAGTCCAATATCTATTACTCGCGCTTAATTTTGGTACGATCAGTATATTTACGGCTTCCGAGGCTGCAGCTTCGGTCTTCCTCGCAAAAACAATCCTGCCAATTTCTTTCAGTGATCTTGGAATCAGGGAGGGAGCCGCTGTCTACTTCTTTGGAAAAATCGGTGTCAGCGCAGCAGCCGCGTTGAATGCTTCGCTGCTTCTTTTTTTATTTAATGTCGCCATTCCAGCGATTGCCGGACTGCCGATTCTGCTAAAAACGAAACGCAGTTTATGA
- a CDS encoding polysaccharide deacetylase family protein: protein MSLLPKIIRSMPDENIYLTFDDGPDENITPRLLELLSKHKIKATFFMVGQKAERYPEIVLQIHKNGHAIGNHSYTHPHLIFKSKESIEEEIKRTDEAVFEITGKRPTLFRPPHGQFGFAVLSILKSTNHRMVLWSASSQDYKVKTSTEKIQARMKKYVRPGKIVLMHDGHLQSHHMLEALKNSLDRFKEKNLKFSALLN from the coding sequence ATGAGCCTGCTTCCGAAAATCATCCGGAGCATGCCGGATGAAAATATCTATCTCACTTTTGACGACGGTCCTGATGAAAATATCACGCCGCGACTTTTAGAACTACTAAGCAAACATAAAATCAAAGCGACGTTTTTTATGGTTGGCCAAAAAGCTGAACGATATCCTGAGATTGTTTTGCAAATTCACAAAAATGGTCATGCAATTGGAAATCACTCTTATACGCATCCACATTTGATTTTCAAATCGAAAGAGAGCATCGAAGAAGAAATTAAACGGACCGACGAAGCAGTTTTTGAAATTACCGGAAAGCGTCCAACACTCTTCAGACCGCCGCACGGACAATTTGGGTTCGCTGTGCTTAGCATTTTAAAATCCACAAACCATAGAATGGTTCTTTGGAGCGCTTCTTCGCAAGATTACAAAGTGAAGACATCGACAGAGAAAATTCAAGCGCGAATGAAAAAATATGTTCGACCGGGAAAAATTGTTTTAATGCACGATGGACATTTGCAGAGTCACCACATGTTGGAAGCTTTAAAAAACAGTTTAGACAGATTCAAAGAAAAAAATTTGAAATTTTCAGCTCTCTTGAATTAA
- a CDS encoding glycosyltransferase has product MLFYSILLIFLTFLYAVALLKLQGGFKNLKAGQNKTQPNVSVVIAARNEADTIGRCLHAVLNQTYPKDKVEIIVIDDRSEDGTFEVIQKLAGTNCQIKLLQIKDRSAHLAPKKRAIDLGIQNASGEIIVTTDADCQPGPDWISKLIKHFEPNVGMVAGFNPYKTENRSLFYQMLSLDYFAMASVSAASAGLNYPLSCTGGNLAYRKRVYLETGGFTKFSNWVSGDDDFFLEQIRENSNWEICYATNPKTSVPTAPPETFKDFVQQRIRYASKCGHYSPKVTLGLVGIYLMNLLILIGPILSIVKPQILLVWLTGWAFKTLSEFIFLKRGEKEFQMHFKSNLFLFTVVLHPFYIVLAGLLGQFSTFHWKGDQYSGKMPKSGLIEETI; this is encoded by the coding sequence ATGCTTTTCTATTCCATACTGCTCATTTTCTTAACCTTCCTCTACGCGGTTGCCTTACTTAAATTACAAGGAGGATTTAAGAATTTAAAAGCTGGTCAAAATAAAACACAACCCAACGTTTCTGTTGTGATTGCAGCAAGAAATGAAGCAGACACCATTGGTCGCTGCCTGCATGCGGTACTAAATCAAACCTATCCGAAAGACAAGGTGGAGATTATTGTTATCGATGATCGATCCGAAGATGGAACCTTCGAGGTCATACAAAAATTAGCAGGGACGAACTGTCAAATCAAGTTGCTTCAAATTAAAGACCGGTCGGCTCATTTAGCTCCCAAAAAACGCGCAATCGATTTAGGGATTCAAAATGCTTCGGGAGAAATAATCGTAACAACAGATGCTGATTGCCAACCGGGTCCCGATTGGATTTCGAAGCTTATCAAACATTTTGAACCCAATGTCGGCATGGTAGCAGGATTCAACCCATACAAGACCGAGAACCGTTCGCTGTTTTACCAGATGCTGTCCCTGGATTATTTTGCCATGGCGAGTGTGTCGGCAGCCAGCGCCGGCCTGAATTATCCTCTTAGCTGTACTGGTGGCAATCTTGCTTATCGGAAAAGGGTTTATCTAGAAACCGGTGGATTTACAAAGTTTAGCAACTGGGTTTCCGGAGATGATGATTTTTTCCTTGAACAAATCAGAGAAAACAGTAACTGGGAAATCTGTTATGCCACAAATCCAAAAACGTCCGTGCCGACAGCCCCTCCGGAAACTTTTAAGGATTTCGTTCAGCAACGCATTCGTTACGCATCAAAATGCGGGCACTATTCACCAAAAGTGACGCTCGGCTTGGTCGGGATTTATTTGATGAACCTGCTAATTTTAATAGGGCCGATTCTCTCCATTGTTAAACCACAAATATTGCTTGTTTGGTTAACCGGGTGGGCTTTTAAAACATTATCGGAGTTTATTTTTTTGAAACGTGGAGAAAAAGAATTTCAAATGCACTTTAAATCAAATTTGTTCCTATTTACTGTTGTCTTACATCCGTTTTATATTGTGCTTGCAGGTTTGTTGGGGCAGTTTTCAACTTTCCATTGGAAGGGTGACCAGTACTCGGGCAAAATGCCCAAGTCGGGGTTAATTGAAGAAACCATTTAA
- a CDS encoding methyltransferase domain-containing protein translates to MSALIQTLPPENHPNYRLWSNYAEFAKDRGRLVCDILESFQPLNGLKILDIGCGEGGSSLAVAERGAQITAIDFDPRRVSKFRQKVFTAGIDLSIEVGNAQNLNFPNEAFDCILLQDVLEHLPYPEKAVQEINRVLKRNGLVYISTPNRWSPLNFISDPHWNLPIVSVLPRKGATYFITKIIQREKFPREDFAALLSIFKIRRLFKDANFTLTFVNKRVAGELFTNPQAVVNSELHLKVVKLLKKLKLQKLILSTVNDKFGFFNALFNPTWYLVARKIDRIDTICRIKFKNPNKYSPCFILSNLSKS, encoded by the coding sequence ATGAGCGCACTCATTCAAACCCTGCCGCCGGAAAACCATCCGAATTACCGCCTCTGGTCGAATTATGCGGAATTCGCCAAAGACCGCGGACGATTAGTCTGTGATATTTTAGAATCGTTCCAGCCACTGAATGGGCTTAAAATACTGGACATTGGCTGTGGCGAGGGCGGGTCTTCTTTGGCTGTTGCCGAAAGAGGCGCACAAATCACGGCAATTGATTTTGACCCGAGACGAGTCTCGAAATTTAGGCAGAAAGTTTTTACGGCAGGTATTGACCTGTCAATTGAAGTGGGCAATGCTCAAAATCTAAACTTTCCAAATGAAGCTTTTGACTGCATTTTGCTGCAAGATGTTCTGGAACATCTGCCCTATCCGGAGAAAGCTGTTCAAGAGATAAACAGGGTTTTAAAAAGAAACGGTTTGGTTTACATATCAACGCCCAACCGCTGGTCACCGCTTAATTTCATTTCCGACCCCCATTGGAATCTGCCGATTGTCTCCGTTTTGCCGAGAAAGGGTGCGACTTATTTTATAACCAAAATCATTCAACGCGAAAAGTTTCCGAGAGAAGACTTTGCAGCCTTGCTTTCGATCTTTAAAATCCGCCGTTTATTTAAAGATGCAAATTTTACATTAACCTTTGTGAATAAAAGAGTGGCAGGTGAACTCTTTACTAATCCGCAAGCTGTGGTGAACAGCGAACTGCATTTAAAAGTTGTCAAATTGCTGAAAAAACTAAAATTGCAAAAATTGATTTTGTCCACAGTAAATGATAAATTTGGCTTTTTTAATGCTCTCTTTAATCCGACGTGGTATTTGGTTGCCAGAAAAATAGACAGGATTGACACGATTTGCAGGATAAAGTTTAAAAATCCAAACAAATATTCACCGTGTTTTATCTTGTCAAACCTGTCAAAATCATGA
- the larA gene encoding nickel-dependent lactate racemase produces the protein MAEITLAFGHEKLKFDLASKHFLEVLKPKDFVSNQSPEDLISRSLNNPTHSKPFAQIFRANHKTLILVPDKTRNCGAQVFLPVLIERLNRSGVTDSDIKIMLANGSHTSHTTEEIEKIVGPKILDRIEIVEHDSKNSNELTFLGTTKFETPIFINRQVLAADFVMVAGAALHHYFAGYGGGPKMINPGCAGYETITKNHALTIDSENGTMHPRCRAGVLEGNPVQEDIEDSMRFVKVDFLFETILNEQGEIAKVVCGDLVRAHKEACEIVDAHYKIPIHEKAELVVVSCGGFPKDINFIQAHKSIQNAFQAVKEGGVILVLAECEQGVGSDTFLDWFNYPDESSFRGALANNFTLNATTALSLKMKTRAVKIVLVSTLPENLVVKLAMLPAADLDEGWKIAGKLLSDNFKCFVIPNGSLTLPQLIS, from the coding sequence TTGGCTGAAATTACTCTGGCCTTCGGCCATGAAAAGTTGAAATTCGACCTTGCTTCAAAGCATTTTTTGGAGGTTCTTAAACCTAAAGATTTTGTCTCGAATCAATCTCCTGAGGATTTAATTTCTCGGAGCCTGAATAACCCAACTCATTCCAAACCGTTTGCTCAAATTTTTCGGGCAAATCATAAGACGCTAATACTTGTCCCGGATAAAACCAGAAATTGCGGTGCGCAGGTGTTTTTGCCGGTTCTAATTGAAAGATTAAATCGCTCTGGCGTCACTGATTCGGATATTAAAATTATGTTAGCGAACGGTTCTCACACTTCTCATACGACTGAGGAAATTGAAAAGATAGTCGGTCCGAAGATACTCGATAGAATTGAGATTGTTGAACACGACAGCAAGAACTCCAATGAACTTACTTTCTTAGGAACTACCAAATTTGAGACACCAATTTTTATCAACCGCCAAGTTTTGGCAGCAGACTTTGTTATGGTAGCCGGCGCTGCTTTACACCATTATTTCGCAGGTTATGGTGGCGGCCCGAAAATGATCAATCCGGGTTGCGCAGGATACGAAACCATAACTAAGAATCACGCCTTGACTATTGATTCCGAGAACGGGACGATGCACCCAAGATGCCGGGCGGGAGTTTTAGAAGGAAACCCGGTTCAGGAAGACATTGAAGACTCTATGCGCTTTGTGAAGGTTGATTTTTTATTTGAGACTATTTTGAACGAGCAAGGCGAAATTGCTAAGGTCGTATGCGGCGATTTGGTCAGAGCCCACAAAGAAGCTTGCGAGATCGTAGACGCACATTACAAAATTCCTATCCATGAAAAAGCCGAGCTTGTGGTAGTGAGCTGCGGCGGGTTTCCGAAAGATATTAATTTTATCCAGGCACACAAGTCCATTCAAAATGCTTTTCAGGCTGTAAAAGAGGGCGGCGTCATTTTGGTTTTAGCCGAATGCGAGCAGGGCGTCGGCTCGGACACGTTTCTGGATTGGTTTAACTATCCTGACGAATCTTCTTTTAGAGGAGCGCTGGCTAACAATTTCACCTTAAATGCAACCACGGCCTTATCCTTAAAAATGAAAACCCGGGCCGTAAAAATTGTACTTGTTTCAACTTTGCCTGAAAATCTGGTTGTCAAATTGGCGATGCTGCCGGCAGCTGATTTGGATGAAGGCTGGAAGATCGCCGGGAAACTGCTTTCTGATAATTTTAAATGCTTTGTGATTCCAAACGGTTCTTTAACCTTACCTCAGTTAATATCATGA
- a CDS encoding glycosyltransferase: protein MPELLQILALISIAFYLSTLIFLMTGFLRIKNTQAEFQPKVSVVVAARNEERNLRNCLNSLLAQTYPKELTQLVVVDDRSTDDTPNILKQFNSQHNVLGIRISEAQNGISPKKLALRQGIASANGKLIFTTDADCSPPPDWLSQTVQLFKDDVGLVIGPAPFIEESNSWSRLLCLDNFATAFVAAGAAGWNIGVTCTGRNLAYRKSVFKQVNGFQKIGHSLSGDDDLFLQTVKKQTDWKINYSLSPNTSVTSSAAKSLSEYILQRRRHVSASKYYSKPIQTSYLLFNFANLVLFGFFALSLFFQKYLFLAAFIFGTKFIVDFLSLYLITKKFDSRHLLYLFPLWEIFFLLNQAVISPLGLVGKVRWKE, encoded by the coding sequence ATGCCGGAATTACTCCAGATACTCGCTCTCATTTCGATTGCTTTTTATCTTTCAACGCTCATTTTTTTAATGACGGGTTTCCTCCGTATTAAAAATACGCAAGCGGAATTCCAGCCAAAGGTCTCGGTGGTGGTTGCCGCCAGAAATGAGGAACGGAATTTAAGAAACTGTCTGAATTCTCTGCTGGCGCAGACTTATCCAAAAGAGCTGACTCAGTTAGTGGTGGTCGATGACCGCTCTACAGATGACACCCCCAATATTTTGAAGCAATTCAATTCTCAGCATAATGTTCTCGGGATAAGAATATCAGAAGCCCAAAACGGCATTAGCCCTAAGAAGCTTGCGCTGAGACAGGGCATTGCCAGCGCAAACGGCAAACTCATTTTTACGACCGACGCCGATTGCAGCCCGCCACCGGATTGGCTTTCGCAAACCGTTCAGCTTTTTAAAGATGATGTAGGCTTGGTTATCGGACCTGCTCCATTTATTGAAGAAAGCAATTCCTGGAGTCGTCTCCTTTGTCTCGACAATTTCGCCACAGCATTTGTTGCTGCAGGTGCAGCAGGTTGGAATATTGGAGTGACTTGCACTGGCAGAAATCTCGCCTACCGTAAATCTGTCTTCAAACAGGTCAATGGATTTCAGAAAATAGGTCACAGCCTATCGGGCGACGACGATCTTTTCCTACAAACCGTGAAAAAACAAACAGATTGGAAAATAAATTATTCGTTGAGCCCAAACACTTCAGTAACCAGTTCTGCAGCCAAAAGTCTTTCAGAATACATCCTACAACGACGGCGGCATGTGTCCGCAAGCAAGTATTATTCAAAGCCAATTCAGACATCTTATCTTCTTTTCAACTTCGCAAATTTAGTTCTATTTGGATTTTTTGCTCTCTCTTTATTCTTTCAAAAATACTTATTTTTAGCAGCTTTTATCTTCGGGACAAAATTTATAGTCGATTTTCTGAGCCTCTATCTGATCACAAAGAAATTTGACAGCCGACATCTCTTGTACTTGTTCCCTCTGTGGGAAATTTTCTTTTTGCTTAATCAAGCTGTTATTTCACCTTTAGGATTAGTTGGCAAAGTAAGGTGGAAAGAATGA
- a CDS encoding SPASM domain-containing protein produces the protein MKEIPLKFLINTITLKRLWNAGLAITSYFLSSVLKRNFVWGRPFILTVEPTNICNLKCPLCVTGNGKMSRKAGLLDFETFKKIIDESGCYLFYLLLYQQGEPYINKDFLRFVEYAKNKRIFVTTSTNAHYLDPETAQRTVTSGLDSIIVSIDGSDQESYETYRVDGNLEKVKKGVQNLVREKIKQNSKTPLIYIQFIVMRHNEHQIGEMEKLTKDLGADKLLIKTVQVETLKEAKEWLPGEKDLRRYQLEGDLLKPKRVGAGPCPRPWTSSLVNWDGSVVPCCFDKNAHHKFGSVQVENEFDKIWRSKKYGNFRTKMLTDRSSLDICSNCSQGLRLYL, from the coding sequence ATGAAAGAGATCCCATTAAAATTTTTAATTAACACAATTACCTTGAAACGGCTTTGGAACGCAGGGTTAGCGATCACGTCCTATTTTCTTTCGAGTGTTTTAAAAAGGAATTTCGTTTGGGGACGGCCGTTTATTCTCACTGTCGAGCCGACAAATATTTGCAACCTGAAGTGCCCGTTGTGCGTCACCGGAAATGGTAAAATGTCCCGCAAAGCCGGTTTGCTGGATTTTGAGACATTTAAGAAAATCATTGATGAGTCCGGATGTTATCTTTTCTATTTATTGCTCTACCAGCAGGGAGAACCTTATATAAACAAGGATTTCTTAAGGTTCGTTGAGTACGCCAAAAATAAGCGGATCTTCGTGACGACCAGCACAAACGCGCACTACCTTGATCCGGAAACCGCTCAGCGCACGGTTACCTCCGGGCTTGATTCAATCATTGTCTCGATTGACGGCTCCGACCAGGAAAGTTACGAAACCTACCGGGTGGACGGAAACTTAGAAAAAGTTAAAAAGGGCGTTCAAAATCTCGTGCGGGAAAAAATTAAGCAGAACAGCAAAACGCCGCTTATCTACATCCAATTCATTGTCATGCGCCACAACGAGCACCAAATCGGCGAGATGGAAAAGTTAACAAAAGACTTAGGCGCCGACAAATTGCTCATAAAAACCGTCCAGGTTGAGACTCTAAAAGAAGCCAAAGAATGGCTGCCCGGTGAAAAAGATCTCAGAAGATACCAACTTGAAGGAGATTTACTGAAACCAAAACGAGTTGGAGCAGGGCCGTGTCCGCGTCCCTGGACGAGTAGTCTCGTCAACTGGGACGGCTCGGTGGTGCCCTGCTGCTTTGATAAAAACGCGCATCACAAGTTCGGTTCAGTTCAAGTGGAAAACGAATTTGATAAAATCTGGCGTTCAAAAAAATATGGGAATTTCAGAACAAAAATGCTCACAGATCGGAGCTCCCTCGATATCTGCTCCAACTGCTCGCAAGGACTCAGGCTTTATCTTTAA
- a CDS encoding glycosyltransferase, whose amino-acid sequence MQIILLLIFLSVLTYALQSVLIYIGTRRLNYPKTNHFPKISILVALRDEEQTLEACVESLLQLDYPKKSLRILLINDRSSDRTSELVEKIKSKSDVIETLHIKTGIPGLSGKANAIAQGMENCSGELILVTDGDCRVPANWAKTHAAYYQKDVGLVGGFTLLDKKNDPSYLFGKIQSLDWAYLLSVGSGFMGFGIPLSVLGNNFSFRRQAYEEVGGYRNMGFTIIEDFALMKTLVKKTLWKVLYPIDSKMLVYSQPMPDFKAFYNQRKRWSAGGKEVGLYGKSLMFISVMVHMLIPISFFVCDLRFSFLALIIVLLADFGLLCRTTGLVQRRDLLKYFLLWEGFYFLYTIMFTPVLLFPTTVKWKNISYSWKFNWKLKKMSG is encoded by the coding sequence GTGCAGATCATTCTCTTACTAATTTTTTTAAGTGTTCTCACATACGCACTCCAAAGTGTCCTCATTTATATCGGCACTCGCCGATTAAATTATCCTAAAACAAACCACTTTCCCAAAATTTCAATTCTAGTCGCTTTGCGGGATGAAGAGCAAACTCTCGAAGCTTGCGTTGAAAGTCTTCTCCAATTAGACTACCCCAAAAAGTCATTGCGGATCCTTCTCATTAATGATCGCTCAAGCGACCGAACATCAGAGTTGGTTGAAAAAATAAAAAGCAAATCAGATGTTATTGAGACACTTCATATAAAAACAGGCATTCCCGGGCTTTCCGGTAAAGCAAACGCAATCGCACAAGGCATGGAGAATTGCTCAGGCGAACTTATTCTGGTCACAGACGGCGATTGCCGTGTTCCAGCGAACTGGGCGAAAACACACGCTGCTTATTATCAAAAAGATGTCGGATTGGTCGGCGGGTTTACTTTATTAGATAAGAAAAATGACCCATCCTATCTATTTGGAAAAATCCAATCGTTGGACTGGGCTTACTTGCTTTCGGTCGGCAGCGGTTTTATGGGTTTTGGCATTCCACTAAGTGTGCTTGGTAACAACTTCTCTTTTCGACGTCAGGCTTATGAAGAAGTCGGCGGCTATCGCAATATGGGCTTCACGATTATCGAAGATTTTGCTCTGATGAAAACCTTGGTTAAAAAAACTTTATGGAAAGTCCTTTACCCTATCGATTCGAAAATGCTTGTTTATAGTCAGCCCATGCCAGACTTTAAAGCTTTCTACAACCAACGGAAACGATGGTCAGCGGGTGGCAAAGAAGTCGGGCTTTACGGCAAATCCTTAATGTTTATTTCAGTCATGGTTCACATGTTGATTCCGATTTCATTTTTTGTTTGTGATCTGCGGTTTTCTTTCTTAGCACTAATAATCGTTTTGTTAGCAGATTTCGGCTTACTTTGTAGAACTACCGGGTTGGTGCAGCGGCGGGATTTGTTAAAATATTTCCTGCTCTGGGAGGGATTTTATTTTTTGTATACAATCATGTTTACGCCGGTGCTTTTGTTCCCGACGACTGTTAAGTGGAAAAATATTTCGTATTCATGGAAATTTAATTGGAAACTAAAAAAAATGTCTGGGTAG